GAATGACCCAATTTACCTGGATCTCAGGATATTTAAAAAGACTGATTTCCTCCCCCTGGTACAATAATTGTAAAAAAATCCATCGACCCTGGTAATAAAGGCTTTCGAAAACAAATTGATCGTTTCCTTTTAGATACACAAACCCTTTTATGAGGGCCGGGTTGTAATGGTAGATGGTGCCAAAATCATTGATAAAAGCTACCGCCACATTAAACTCGGAACTATTCACTTGTTCAATGGTTCCAGAAATATATTTTCCGTCAAGGGTGATGACATATCCTCTTAAGGATTCACTTTTTACCGTAAGGAAACCACCACAAAAAAGGAGCAAAAGGGTCAATTTACGCATGGCATTGAGATGTAGAGTGAAATAACAAACATCAAAATACAAAAAAAATAAAAATGATGCACGGCTTGCTTGAATAAAATGTCGGCAAAATTTGAATTAACAATGTTTATGCAAAATAAAGTCTATGTTTTTTTTTATGATAAGGAAGGATGGTTGATTTTTTTGATCTTTTATTGTCCGGGAAGTTTGAAACGTACCGAAAGATTAAACCTAACGTTTACGGGGTTGCCTCTTTGTTTTCCGGGAATCCAGAGGATACCATTTTCATTCATGCTGTTGACTATTCTTACGGCTTCGGCCCCACAGCCGCCTCCTATATCTCTTATGACTTTTATATCCTTTAAAGTTCCGGTTTTAGTGACCATAAAACTCAGTACGCAGGTACCTTCAATGCCGTTCGCTTTGGCTTCTTCAGGGTATTTAATGTTGGCATAAATATAATCATTCAATTTTTCATTGGCACAGGCCTGTCTGTCGGCCGCCGGTTCAACCGGATTTTCACAACCGGGAAACCTGGGCATATTTTCCGCTACCTTGAAAATTTTCTCTGTTTCGGAAGGTGGAGGAGGGGGCGGGGCAATTGGAATTTCCTCCAGGTCATTTTCGGAAATGGTCTCGGCTTCTATCATCTCAGTTGTTTTTTCCTGGTTAGCAGTTATTTCTTTTTTTCTGATACTACAGGAAAAAACCAATAAAAAAGAAAGGTATACCAAAACACACGTGAAGAGTTGATTCATGCTATAGTTTTTTTGATTTTAAACGCAAAGAGCGCCAAGAAGGTGCAAATGGAACATCCCTACCGTTAGGTCGGGAGCACGCAGCGTATTTTTCTGAACACTCCTATTACGATTAAAAAATAAAAGAAGGTTCTGTCAGGTATGGAGATAAATATGACCTTGTAGTTTCCAGGAGTTTTTCGGCCACGGCGAGATCATAACTTTCTTCCGTAATTTTTTTTATTTTGCAGTCAGCATAATACTCTCCTGAGGTCAAATCCTTAACCGGCGTTTCCACTAAATTCAAAAGAGTACGTGCCCCTTTTTTCGGGGATTTGCCCATCAGCCGGAAAATCGCCTTCGCCAACCTATTAAAATCCCTTCCGAGTTCTGTTTTTACAAGTCCGGGATGCTGAGAATAAATGTTGATATTTTTCTCAGCAAGGTATCTGCTAATTAGGATAATTCCCAATTTGGATTGCCTGTAAGCATCAAAACCTGTGAATTTCTTCCTGGATTCCAGGTCTTCAAAATGAATGATGCCCTGGTGTAAAGCGGAAGCGGTATTGATTATTTTGGGTTCCGGGGATTGCTCCAGCATTCCAGAAAGCAAATGAATGATTAAAACCGGGGCCAGCAAGTTGATTTGAAAAGTTTGTTCAATATCGTTGGCGGATGCTCTGAAATTAAAATTCATGACCCCCGCATTATTGATGATCATATCTAAACGATCATACTTTTTCTGTACTTCATGGCAGGCGGAAACGATGGACTCAAAGGAATCGAGGTCGCATTTAATGAGATCGATCTGCCCTTTGCCATCCGGATAATTTTTAAGGTATGAGGCCAAAAGTTCATGGCCTTTTTCCTGGTTTCTGGATGTGGCTACCACCAGAGCTCCTTGGCTGGCCATGTGACAGGCAGCCACTTTACCAAAACCCGAAGTTGCCCCGGTCATGAAAATTATTTTATTTTTTAATTTCATTTGTATTTATTCGATAAATAGCTGAATTCACATTTAAGTAAGTCATTAAGGTACCGCATTGGGCGGCGTATGATTCATAAGGTACTGTGTCAAAAGGGTATAGAGATGCCTGCGGGTATTGGGGCCTTCATAAATGCCATGAGAC
This sequence is a window from Lewinellaceae bacterium. Protein-coding genes within it:
- a CDS encoding energy transducer TonB, which produces MNQLFTCVLVYLSFLLVFSCSIRKKEITANQEKTTEMIEAETISENDLEEIPIAPPPPPPSETEKIFKVAENMPRFPGCENPVEPAADRQACANEKLNDYIYANIKYPEEAKANGIEGTCVLSFMVTKTGTLKDIKVIRDIGGGCGAEAVRIVNSMNENGILWIPGKQRGNPVNVRFNLSVRFKLPGQ
- a CDS encoding SDR family NAD(P)-dependent oxidoreductase; its protein translation is MKLKNKIIFMTGATSGFGKVAACHMASQGALVVATSRNQEKGHELLASYLKNYPDGKGQIDLIKCDLDSFESIVSACHEVQKKYDRLDMIINNAGVMNFNFRASANDIEQTFQINLLAPVLIIHLLSGMLEQSPEPKIINTASALHQGIIHFEDLESRKKFTGFDAYRQSKLGIILISRYLAEKNINIYSQHPGLVKTELGRDFNRLAKAIFRLMGKSPKKGARTLLNLVETPVKDLTSGEYYADCKIKKITEESYDLAVAEKLLETTRSYLSPYLTEPSFIF